Proteins from one Niallia circulans genomic window:
- the spoVAC gene encoding stage V sporulation protein AC, producing MAKKKKTPQQKQYEQLEKQFETKRPVVKNCIKAFFVGGIICALGQLFSFLYIYFFHFTEQTSGNPTSATIIFLSMLLTGFGIYDRLGQFAGAGSAVPVSGFGNSIISAAIEHRTEGFVLGVGGNIFKLAGSVILFGVFAAFVVALIKTIVLMARGVM from the coding sequence ATGGCGAAGAAAAAAAAGACACCACAGCAAAAACAGTACGAGCAGCTAGAAAAGCAATTTGAAACAAAAAGGCCAGTAGTAAAAAATTGCATAAAAGCTTTTTTTGTTGGCGGTATTATTTGTGCCCTTGGACAACTGTTTTCTTTTTTATATATTTATTTTTTCCACTTCACAGAGCAAACATCGGGAAATCCGACAAGTGCGACAATCATATTTCTGTCCATGCTGCTGACTGGTTTTGGTATTTATGACCGCCTCGGTCAATTTGCTGGAGCAGGGAGTGCAGTGCCAGTCTCAGGCTTCGGAAACAGCATTATTTCTGCGGCGATAGAGCATCGTACTGAGGGGTTTGTGTTAGGGGTTGGTGGAAATATTTTTAAATTGGCAGGTTCTGTCATCCTATTTGGTGTTTTTGCTGCTTTTGTTGTTGCATTGATTAAAACCATTGTTTTAATGGCAAGGGGGGTTATGTAA
- a CDS encoding stage VI sporulation protein F — protein MNNNFFKNIESKTGVNMKDIFDLANSLQNANFKDEQTVRGVIRRVSQIAGKPVPKETEDKIVQSIVKDGKQLDFNTLSKMINKK, from the coding sequence ATGAATAATAACTTCTTTAAGAATATAGAATCAAAAACAGGTGTGAACATGAAGGACATTTTTGATTTGGCTAATTCTTTGCAAAATGCAAACTTTAAAGATGAACAGACGGTAAGAGGCGTCATTCGTCGAGTATCGCAAATTGCTGGAAAACCAGTTCCCAAAGAAACAGAAGACAAAATTGTTCAATCTATTGTTAAGGATGGAAAGCAGCTTGATTTCAACACACTGTCTAAAATGATAAATAAAAAGTAA
- the spoVAE gene encoding stage V sporulation protein AE, translating into MLPMFFWAFVIGGLICVIGQLMFDVARLTPAHTLTSLVVAGAILDGLGLYEPFADFAGAGATIPITSFGNALVHGAMQEAETHGLIGVLTGMFEVTSSGISAAIVFGFIGALIFKPKG; encoded by the coding sequence ATGTTACCAATGTTTTTTTGGGCATTTGTAATTGGAGGTTTAATTTGTGTAATTGGTCAGCTGATGTTTGATGTGGCCAGGCTGACACCAGCTCATACATTGACTTCTTTAGTAGTAGCAGGAGCCATATTAGATGGTTTAGGCTTATATGAACCGTTTGCAGATTTTGCTGGAGCTGGTGCAACGATTCCAATAACAAGCTTCGGAAATGCCTTAGTGCATGGTGCTATGCAGGAGGCAGAGACTCATGGGTTAATTGGTGTATTAACAGGTATGTTTGAGGTGACAAGCTCAGGTATTTCTGCAGCCATCGTTTTTGGCTTCATTGGGGCACTAATATTTAAACCAAAGGGTTAA
- a CDS encoding DUF1360 domain-containing protein produces MNIEWMELLLLVLATFRLTRLLVFDRITEFLRRIVLDEIIEESEAGTDEIYYVPKSGKVRGFFGELISCYWCTGIWCAAFLVLLYYFLPAICSPLVLILAIAGAASLIEAAVQKVAYNH; encoded by the coding sequence TTGAATATTGAATGGATGGAGCTGCTGCTGCTTGTTTTAGCCACATTTCGCCTGACAAGATTATTAGTGTTTGACCGCATAACAGAATTCCTTCGGCGGATTGTACTAGATGAAATAATTGAAGAAAGTGAAGCGGGAACTGATGAGATATATTATGTTCCGAAGTCGGGGAAGGTTAGAGGATTTTTTGGAGAATTAATCAGCTGTTACTGGTGTACAGGAATATGGTGTGCAGCCTTTCTTGTCCTTTTATATTATTTTCTACCGGCTATTTGTTCACCGCTTGTACTTATATTGGCGATTGCTGGTGCTGCATCTCTTATAGAAGCAGCTGTACAAAAAGTTGCCTATAACCATTAA
- the spoVAD gene encoding stage V sporulation protein AD: MLKGKQSWIFENKPVIQSTGVSGGPFEGNGNLAKDFDVLHEDLWMGKTSYEQAHRVLLEEAAQTALQKSGRAAEDIQFLLAGDLINQITPSSFAARDLKIPYFGLFGACSTSMEGLALSSFIVNYNGAKNILTGASSHNAAVEKQFRYPTEYGGQKPPTAQWTVTGAGVALLTQNDGSYQNTPYTTAATIGKVMDMGLIDPFNMGGAMAPAAADTIQAHFNDLGVDATHYDLIVTGDLGKIGRDSVMALLKEKGIYTDENKFKDCGLLVYKSDQPVQSGGSGAGCSATVLYGHLLNEMKKGTYKRILVVATGALLSPLTVQQGESIPCIAHAVSIEI, from the coding sequence TTGTTAAAAGGGAAGCAATCATGGATTTTTGAAAACAAGCCTGTTATCCAGTCTACAGGTGTTTCAGGTGGACCATTTGAAGGAAATGGGAATTTGGCGAAGGACTTTGATGTTCTACATGAAGACTTATGGATGGGCAAAACATCTTATGAGCAGGCCCATAGAGTTCTTTTGGAAGAGGCTGCACAAACTGCTCTTCAAAAAAGCGGACGGGCAGCTGAAGATATTCAATTCCTGCTTGCAGGCGATCTTATTAACCAAATAACTCCTTCTAGCTTTGCTGCCCGTGATTTGAAGATACCATATTTTGGTTTGTTCGGGGCCTGTTCCACTTCAATGGAAGGTTTGGCATTATCGTCTTTTATCGTTAACTATAATGGAGCTAAAAATATTTTAACAGGGGCATCCAGCCATAACGCGGCAGTGGAGAAGCAATTTCGTTATCCAACTGAGTATGGCGGACAAAAGCCGCCGACAGCGCAATGGACAGTCACGGGAGCTGGAGTTGCATTATTGACACAAAACGACGGATCTTATCAAAACACACCATATACAACTGCGGCAACAATAGGCAAGGTAATGGATATGGGCTTGATCGATCCATTTAATATGGGCGGTGCAATGGCGCCAGCAGCAGCTGATACAATCCAAGCTCATTTTAATGATTTAGGTGTTGATGCAACTCATTATGATTTAATCGTTACAGGTGATTTAGGCAAAATCGGCAGAGACTCAGTGATGGCTCTGCTGAAGGAAAAGGGAATTTATACGGATGAAAATAAATTTAAGGACTGCGGATTGCTTGTATATAAAAGTGATCAGCCAGTGCAATCAGGAGGAAGTGGGGCTGGTTGCTCTGCAACAGTTTTATATGGGCATTTGCTGAATGAGATGAAAAAAGGAACTTATAAAAGAATATTAGTTGTCGCAACAGGAGCGTTATTGTCTCCACTGACGGTTCAGCAAGGCGAATCAATCCCATGTATTGCGCATGCCGTATCAATTGAGATATAG
- a CDS encoding sporulation protein, with protein MTYKKRFFGLFIIMLLMLTGCEESSPSSGKALFTKVNPAPLTITKNPDQLEQILVEQVKDEASSIKSIYDVAVIKGSKDILVAYKVKHMSRFRMKAIESDLNKILSDKFPDHTFTVSSDYKIFLESIRLGDKMKDKDYSEKQADKRLEEIINLTNELT; from the coding sequence ATGACATATAAAAAACGGTTTTTTGGTTTATTTATTATCATGCTCTTAATGTTGACTGGGTGTGAGGAGTCATCTCCGTCAAGCGGGAAAGCTCTATTCACAAAGGTGAATCCTGCTCCATTAACGATTACAAAAAATCCAGATCAGCTTGAGCAAATATTAGTAGAGCAAGTAAAAGATGAAGCGAGCTCCATAAAGTCAATTTATGATGTGGCAGTTATTAAAGGCTCGAAGGATATTCTTGTTGCTTACAAGGTCAAGCACATGTCCAGATTTAGGATGAAGGCCATTGAGAGCGATTTAAACAAGATATTAAGTGATAAGTTTCCTGACCATACATTCACTGTATCGAGCGATTATAAGATATTTTTAGAATCCATCAGGCTTGGAGATAAGATGAAGGATAAGGATTATAGTGAAAAGCAGGCTGACAAGCGACTTGAGGAAATAATCAATCTCACCAATGAATTAACATAA
- a CDS encoding YjcZ family sporulation protein: protein MCFGGYGYGGGYSGGGGYGSSFALIVVLFILLIIVGASFYA from the coding sequence ATGTGTTTCGGCGGATATGGATATGGTGGCGGCTATAGCGGCGGCGGCGGTTATGGTTCTTCATTTGCTTTAATCGTTGTACTTTTCATTCTATTGATTATTGTTGGCGCTAGCTTCTATGCTTAA
- a CDS encoding CotO family spore coat protein, with product MRKKTARKESPLLFQHTPVVKENMQTTFSAKKAQRVKQKQREEMERTAMLESNKEKISENDRAIGMIETPAAVRDQIHEYHVEQAEQQEMPVRQPAFRKLKSFRDMDVEEKLNYLFNFPKQLPPVACIVTVADGQQFRGFIIGKADKTVTVKLMDGEEISLFTKKIIEVKMVGM from the coding sequence ATGAGGAAGAAAACAGCAAGAAAAGAATCACCTCTCTTGTTTCAGCACACACCTGTCGTTAAAGAAAATATGCAAACTACATTCTCAGCTAAAAAAGCACAAAGAGTAAAGCAAAAGCAACGAGAGGAAATGGAAAGAACAGCAATGCTTGAAAGTAATAAAGAAAAGATATCCGAAAATGATCGTGCAATCGGTATGATTGAAACTCCAGCAGCTGTTCGAGATCAAATACATGAGTATCATGTCGAACAGGCAGAACAACAAGAAATGCCGGTACGACAACCAGCATTCCGCAAGCTTAAAAGCTTCAGGGATATGGATGTAGAAGAGAAGCTGAATTATCTTTTTAACTTTCCGAAACAGCTGCCTCCAGTTGCGTGTATTGTGACGGTAGCAGATGGTCAGCAATTCAGAGGATTTATTATAGGAAAAGCTGACAAGACAGTCACAGTGAAGTTAATGGATGGCGAGGAAATCTCCCTTTTCACAAAGAAAATTATTGAGGTTAAGATGGTCGGTATGTAA
- a CDS encoding CotY/CotZ family spore coat protein: MGCGKKDDVLGTSSCVCEVVRAIKDIQDSAEDNCECETNCFSEPLGSLVSPTKRSKADTRVFVLKTADGSPFHAFFRGDDCACVSIFFRVEEVFDNCCAVLRVLAPVTNTHSGRETLDITGPKGVDLGKICEVDGFRRTSDCITVDLKCFCAVQCIADVDLDICE, from the coding sequence ATGGGTTGTGGAAAAAAAGATGATGTTTTAGGTACTTCTAGCTGTGTTTGCGAAGTGGTTCGTGCCATTAAAGATATTCAAGATAGTGCAGAAGATAACTGCGAATGTGAAACAAATTGCTTTTCTGAGCCACTAGGTTCACTTGTTTCGCCAACAAAACGCAGTAAAGCAGATACGCGCGTATTTGTATTAAAAACAGCTGACGGCTCGCCTTTCCATGCTTTCTTTAGAGGAGATGACTGTGCATGTGTGTCTATCTTCTTCCGCGTAGAAGAAGTTTTTGACAACTGCTGTGCAGTATTGAGAGTGCTTGCACCAGTTACTAACACTCACTCTGGCAGAGAAACACTTGATATCACAGGACCAAAAGGTGTTGACCTTGGCAAGATCTGTGAAGTGGATGGATTCCGTCGCACAAGCGATTGCATCACAGTCGACTTGAAATGCTTCTGTGCAGTACAATGTATTGCTGATGTTGATTTAGACATCTGTGAATAA